In Populus alba chromosome 1, ASM523922v2, whole genome shotgun sequence, a single window of DNA contains:
- the LOC118033699 gene encoding transcription factor GLABRA 3 isoform X1 encodes MATKLHNQERLPGNLKKQLALAVRSIQWSYAIFWSISARQPGVLEWGDGYYNGDIKTRKTIQSIELDEDELGLQRSEQLRELYESLSVGEASPQARRPSAALSPEDLTDTEWYYLVCMSFIFDIGQGLPGTTLASGHPTWLCNAHSADSKVFSRSLLAKSASIQTVVCFQFMRGVIELGVTEQVLEDPSLINHIKTSFLEIPYAVAAKNSSARSDKELACATFNRETPDTKPIPVIGCGELDITSPNRNSNDQPAADSIMVEGLNGGASQMQSLQFMDDDHSVHHSLNSSDCISQTIVDPVKVVPILKNVKVNNQNLLDVQDCNHTKLTSLDLQSEDFHYQSVLSCLLKTSNPLILGPDVQNCHQESSFVSWKKAGSVHPHKLKSGTRQKVLKKILLEVPRMHVDGLLDSPEYNSNKVVVGRPEADENGASHALSERKQREKLNKRFMILKSIVPSISKVDKVSILDETIEYLQELERKVEELGSNRELLEVLTKRKPQDTAERTSDNYGSNKIGNGKHSLTNKRKAPDIDEMEPDINHNVSKDGSAESITVSVNKEDVLIEIKCLWREGILLEIMDVASHLHLDSHSVQSSTMDGILSLTIKSKHKGLNAASIGTIKQVLRRVAGKC; translated from the exons ATGGCTACTAAGCTCCACAACCAAGAGAGACTACCAGGGAACCTCAAGAAACAGCTTGCTCTTGCTGTCAGGAGCATTCAGTGGAGCTACGCAATCTTCTGGTCCATTTCAGCAAGACAACCAGG AGTGTTGGAGTGGGGTGATGGGTACTACAACGGAGATATTAAAACAAGGAAGACAATTCAATCCATAGAGCTTGATGAAGATGAATTGGGTTTACAGAGAAGTGAGCAATTAAGAGAACTCTACGAGTCACTTTCAGTTGGTGAAGCCAGTCCACAAGCTAGAAGACCTTCAGCTGCATTATCTCCAGAAGATCTCACTGATACAGAGTGGTATTATTTGGTTTGCATGTCCTTCATATTCGACATCGGCCAAGG CTTGCCAGGAACAACATTAGCAAGTGGTCATCCTACTTGGCTATGCAATGCTCATTCTGCAGATAGTAAAGTATTCAGTCGCTCTCTGCTAGCTAAG AGTGCATCAATTCAG ACTGTGGTTTGCTTTCAATTTATGAGAGGTGTGATTGAGCTGGGTGTGACTGAGCAG gTTTTGGAGGACCCAAGTCTCATTAATCACATAAAAACATCATTCTTGGAGATCCCATACGCAGTAGCTGCCAAGAATTCTAGTGCAAGAAGTGACAAAGAGCTTGCATGTGCCACCTTCAATCGTGAAACACCTGACACCAAACCGATTCCAGTTATAGGATGTGGAGAACTAGACATAACTTCCCCTAACCGCAATTCAAATGATCAGCCGGCTGCAGATTCGATTATGGTTGAAGGGCTAAATGGAGGAGCTTCCCAAATGCAAAGTTTGCAGTTCATGGATGATGACCACAGTGTCCATCATTCCTTGAATTCTAGTGACTGCATTTCTCAAACCATTGTAGATCCTGTGAAGGTTGTTCCTATTTTGAAGAATGTGAAGGTAAATAACCAGAATCTTCTGGATGTTCAAGACTGCAATCACACGAAGCTGACTTCATTGGACCTTCAAAGCGAAGATTTTCATTATCAAAGTGTTCTCTCATGTCTCTTAAAGACCTCCAATCCATTGATTTTAGGACCCGATGTCCAGAATTGTCACCAGGAATCGAGCTTTGTCAGTTGGAAGAAAGCAGGATCAGTGCATCCTCACAAATTGAAAAGTGGAACTCGACAAAAAGTACTAAAGAAGATACTACTTGAAGTTCCTCGGATGCATGTTGATGGCTTGCTTGACTCCCCAGAATATAATAGCAATAAAGTTGTAGTAGGGAGGCCAGAGGCTGATGAAAATGGTGCAAGCCATGCATTATCTGAGAGGAAGCAAAGAGAAAAGCTGAATAAAAGGTTTATGATTCTGAAATCAATTGTCCCTTCAATCAGCAAG GTTGATAAGGTATCTATACTAGATGAGACCATCGAATACCTTCAAGAGCTTGAAAGGAAGGTTGAAGAGTTGGGATCTAATAGGGAGCTATTGGAGGTTCTTACCAAAAGAAAACCCCAAGATACTGCGGAGAGGACATCTGATAACTATGGCAGCAATAAGATTGGAAATGGAAAACATTCGTTGACAAATAAGAGGAAGGCTCCAGACATTGATGAAATGGAGCCAGATATCAACCATAATGTATCAAAAGATGGTTCAGCTGAAAGTATAACTGTCAGCGTGAATAAAGAGGATGTTCTAATCGAGATCAAGTGTCTTTGGAGGGAGGGAATATTGCTGGAGATAATGGATGTAGCTAGTCATCTCCATTTAGATTCTCATTCGGTTCAATCATCTACCATGGACGGGATCCTTTCTCTGACTATCAAATCAAAG CACAAGGGATTGAATGCTGCATCCATTGGCACAATCAAACAAGTCCTTCGAAGAGTTGCTGGGAAATGTTGA
- the LOC118033699 gene encoding transcription factor GLABRA 3 isoform X2, with protein MATKLHNQERLPGNLKKQLALAVRSIQWSYAIFWSISARQPGVLEWGDGYYNGDIKTRKTIQSIELDEDELGLQRSEQLRELYESLSVGEASPQARRPSAALSPEDLTDTEWYYLVCMSFIFDIGQGLPGTTLASGHPTWLCNAHSADSKVFSRSLLAKSASIQTVVCFQFMRGVIELGVTEQVLEDPSLINHIKTSFLEIPYAVAAKNSSARSDKELACATFNRETPDTKPIPVIGCGELDITSPNRNSNDQPAADSIMVEGLNGGASQMQSLQFMDDDHSVHHSLNSSDCISQTIVDPVKVVPILKNVKESSFVSWKKAGSVHPHKLKSGTRQKVLKKILLEVPRMHVDGLLDSPEYNSNKVVVGRPEADENGASHALSERKQREKLNKRFMILKSIVPSISKVDKVSILDETIEYLQELERKVEELGSNRELLEVLTKRKPQDTAERTSDNYGSNKIGNGKHSLTNKRKAPDIDEMEPDINHNVSKDGSAESITVSVNKEDVLIEIKCLWREGILLEIMDVASHLHLDSHSVQSSTMDGILSLTIKSKHKGLNAASIGTIKQVLRRVAGKC; from the exons ATGGCTACTAAGCTCCACAACCAAGAGAGACTACCAGGGAACCTCAAGAAACAGCTTGCTCTTGCTGTCAGGAGCATTCAGTGGAGCTACGCAATCTTCTGGTCCATTTCAGCAAGACAACCAGG AGTGTTGGAGTGGGGTGATGGGTACTACAACGGAGATATTAAAACAAGGAAGACAATTCAATCCATAGAGCTTGATGAAGATGAATTGGGTTTACAGAGAAGTGAGCAATTAAGAGAACTCTACGAGTCACTTTCAGTTGGTGAAGCCAGTCCACAAGCTAGAAGACCTTCAGCTGCATTATCTCCAGAAGATCTCACTGATACAGAGTGGTATTATTTGGTTTGCATGTCCTTCATATTCGACATCGGCCAAGG CTTGCCAGGAACAACATTAGCAAGTGGTCATCCTACTTGGCTATGCAATGCTCATTCTGCAGATAGTAAAGTATTCAGTCGCTCTCTGCTAGCTAAG AGTGCATCAATTCAG ACTGTGGTTTGCTTTCAATTTATGAGAGGTGTGATTGAGCTGGGTGTGACTGAGCAG gTTTTGGAGGACCCAAGTCTCATTAATCACATAAAAACATCATTCTTGGAGATCCCATACGCAGTAGCTGCCAAGAATTCTAGTGCAAGAAGTGACAAAGAGCTTGCATGTGCCACCTTCAATCGTGAAACACCTGACACCAAACCGATTCCAGTTATAGGATGTGGAGAACTAGACATAACTTCCCCTAACCGCAATTCAAATGATCAGCCGGCTGCAGATTCGATTATGGTTGAAGGGCTAAATGGAGGAGCTTCCCAAATGCAAAGTTTGCAGTTCATGGATGATGACCACAGTGTCCATCATTCCTTGAATTCTAGTGACTGCATTTCTCAAACCATTGTAGATCCTGTGAAGGTTGTTCCTATTTTGAAGAATGTGAAG GAATCGAGCTTTGTCAGTTGGAAGAAAGCAGGATCAGTGCATCCTCACAAATTGAAAAGTGGAACTCGACAAAAAGTACTAAAGAAGATACTACTTGAAGTTCCTCGGATGCATGTTGATGGCTTGCTTGACTCCCCAGAATATAATAGCAATAAAGTTGTAGTAGGGAGGCCAGAGGCTGATGAAAATGGTGCAAGCCATGCATTATCTGAGAGGAAGCAAAGAGAAAAGCTGAATAAAAGGTTTATGATTCTGAAATCAATTGTCCCTTCAATCAGCAAG GTTGATAAGGTATCTATACTAGATGAGACCATCGAATACCTTCAAGAGCTTGAAAGGAAGGTTGAAGAGTTGGGATCTAATAGGGAGCTATTGGAGGTTCTTACCAAAAGAAAACCCCAAGATACTGCGGAGAGGACATCTGATAACTATGGCAGCAATAAGATTGGAAATGGAAAACATTCGTTGACAAATAAGAGGAAGGCTCCAGACATTGATGAAATGGAGCCAGATATCAACCATAATGTATCAAAAGATGGTTCAGCTGAAAGTATAACTGTCAGCGTGAATAAAGAGGATGTTCTAATCGAGATCAAGTGTCTTTGGAGGGAGGGAATATTGCTGGAGATAATGGATGTAGCTAGTCATCTCCATTTAGATTCTCATTCGGTTCAATCATCTACCATGGACGGGATCCTTTCTCTGACTATCAAATCAAAG CACAAGGGATTGAATGCTGCATCCATTGGCACAATCAAACAAGTCCTTCGAAGAGTTGCTGGGAAATGTTGA